Below is a window of Macadamia integrifolia cultivar HAES 741 chromosome 8, SCU_Mint_v3, whole genome shotgun sequence DNA.
acattagccctctttatttataacaatcgAGAGAAGGTtatagagaattacaaagaccattaaaccccttagggtctgtttggtaactgacactttccctaaaacccttAAATTCGATTATTACAACATATTTTCTGttgagagagaaagtttaaGAGTTTCACTAGCTTTAATCTGTAACTTATCTATAAGGTTTAGCATTAAATAATCAGCAGGGACATCATCTCCTTCGGATTGGTACCAATAGTTAGAACTTTAATATGAATCTGTCTGATCAATCCGTTTTATGGTTGACTCACAGGCCTGGTATTGGATATCTGTATTTTGGAATGGGTCACCCATAGTTTTCTAATGGTAATTCACCCTTggagtttttttcttctctggaATAGGCACTAAATATCGAGTTTATTATGAAACCTGCCAAGTAAAACAAACTAACTTCTTTTGTTGATCAattctttatctttcttttttgataCTTTCACTCTTTAAACTGCATGGATTTTAATTTGATGTATGTTGCTTGGTATCTCTATTTTGGTTCTGGGCTTCTGAATTTCTTTCCTTGGTATAATACTAAGTGGATCTGTCTTCATTCTCATTGTAGGAGAATTTCATTGCCCAGTTTTAAACAAAGTGTTCACAGAATTTACACATCTTGTTGCTGTGAAAACTACGGGAAATGTGTTCTGTTATGAGGTTTGTTCTTACTTCTTTGTCAATCGTTTCCATTGTTATTTTCCTGTAATTTGACTACTTACAGTTtagatttgtttctttcttgTGATAGGCCATTAAAGAACTCAACTTGAAAACAAAAAACTGGAAGGAGCTCCTCACTGATGAACCGTTTACCAGGGAAGACATTATAACAATTCAGGTGAGAGAACGGCTGGAAGCCACCATTTTCTGTTTGGTTGTTGGGTGTTCCAACTCAGTAATAATCTCTCTACAAGACTCTTACAGTTGATATCTCCGTTCCTTCCTTGACAGAATCCAAATGCCCTTGACAGCAAGGCCCTGATTGAATTTGATCATGTTAAGAATAGTCTTAAAGTTGATGATGAAGGTGAGCTATGAATTTCTCCTATGTTCTGAAAACTGGATGGTTGAACTGTTTAAACTGGAGTTACATAAATAATGAATAACGTGAAATACTACCTGCAATCAAGGGTTGAAACTGAAATGTTTCAGGTTTCAACTTAGACTTGGTTGAAACCTTGCATGTTTTTGGTGTTGGTTTCGTTTGTGACCATTTTGGTggtcaaatggccatattttgGCCCAAAACTGCAAAGAAACCATAATTTAATATCTCGAAACATGATGGAACCTTTAGATAGTTAAAAAATATGTTCAAAATTATTGGTAGCGTACAACATTCATTTGTATACTCTCTCAAATTAGGCTATGCTGCATGTAATTTAGTACCATAGGCCCTTGACATAtaaaattcaatgaaaacaaCTAAATATGCATTacaaatggggaaaaaaaaccgtttttattataaaaatttaaagTGTTACAATTTACAAGTACATGTACAAGTGTTACAATTGTCAGCAGGTGAAATTCAGAAGACCCCTGCAAGTGTTACAACTGTCTTTATATGgccctttcttcctccttcaTTGATACTATAAACATTTGTTTGTCTAAAGCCTCTTGGTTGGCTAATATATTTTCCAACTTTATTAGAGTTGGTTCTCTTGCCCATCTACGGGTTGCCTTGATAATAACGTTGTATTATGGCTGTAACACGTGAATAATTATTCTCATCATCCGGTTATCTGAGATTGCATTTTGAGgatctaattttgaaatttcttcaCCAAGAAATTTAACTTTTGTAAAGTATTGGCTCACCATCATGCTTTGTTGCGAGATTGATAAAAGCTTGTTCTCCAGCCACTGGAGATTAGCATTATTCATCCACATGAATAGTGTCGCTGGAGTGTCCCATGCCTGCTTTGGAGTTTTTGCATTCTTGATGTGTTGTAATAATTCATCTTCCACAGTCACTGCTAAGACATACATTGCCTTATCAACTTTATCTTCCATCTCTTCAACTCCTCAGCATCTGTGGGTTGTGTGGTTTTGTTGCCACTAACAATATCCCATAAGTCCTGACCGAGCAGGTAGAAATGTACACGAACACTCTAGTTATAGTTGTTATTGTTGAGTTTCTCGATGCTGCTAAATGAATTAGAAATATGTGCTATCGTGACTTGGTGATGCCTGACAATACACCAAGTCTGGTCCTTGACCAAACAACTTCACAGTCCTTGACTATGCACTGGCAGAACCTCCTCGTATCACAGTCCTTGACCTCCCATTTTGATACCACTTCTTAAAGCGAAGTGGCAAGAGAAGAACACTTTTATTGAAGAAAGAAGCTCATAATACAATTGTGTActcacacacatacatacactTTCACACACACATTTACTGATGATGACATCACACTCAAATAGTCACTCACTATTTACTCACCTACTCACTTGATTTATTATATCTCACACTTTCACCTCACGTACAATCTTGCACATTTCGCCCTGCATTTTGCACTTTGCACTTTACACTTGGGACTTGCACACACTTGAGAGACCTACTCTCTTTATATAGGAGTTGTAGGTCAGTTAAGGAAGTTCTCTAGATTGTTGGTGAGTGATAGGGAAAAATCTAGAGAAAAAATATTCTAAGGAAAGATTAGAGAGAGatttcgagagagagagagagagagagagaggagttgtTTCTTTAACAttaatcttcaacaaattttcTCAAATGCACCAAATCGTTACTATAGATTTGCCGGTGTTTTGGCCAAAGAATCCAAAAAATGGGGTTTTCTGGCACTGCATGATGAAACAGCTCAAAACCACTAAAACGGGTTGAAACAGTGACCCATTTCGATGGAGAAACTTACTGAGATTTTGAACAGAACCCAACGGTTTTGGTCAAAATATTGTATTTCTAGTGACTAGTGAGTCGCAGGCCATTTCTTTGGCAAAAAAAGGCCAGATTTTTGTCAAAATGTTGCCTGCAATCACTTTCTCAGCTACCCTAGTTAAGCTCAATAAAATCaagcttctctttctttcttttttgtccCTCTTGGGAAATTGTTTCAGGGGGTGGGTGGGGAAAGTGGGGAACAAGTATCAAGCTGTATTTTAAAATGGATGAACCCTTTATGAATCACTGGTACCATACTTGAATGGCTATTCAAGGTgttctttctcttcttatgaAGAGAAAAAGCGCAAGTCaaagtgtgtgtgtgagtgaaaGAATTGAGAAGCACATTTGACAAGCAACAAGGACAGGTACAGCCAATTAAACATTGTAGGTGACATAGAACAAGGTATGCAAGCTGAGATTAAACTTCAGAAAGTGCTGAAGTCTGAACTTGATAAGTGTAATGAAGGATGTTGAATAAAGGACTAACCATCTGTTACTCCCAACTTCTAAATTCTTTATCTTCATCTATAACCAAATTCTCATCCACCTCTTAGTTGTGCATCCTTAAAGAAGTACAACCCTTCCTGCTTCAATGATCCATTCCTCTTATAACTTCTTGTCCTGATAAACCTTTGATGTGGCCCCTAAATATTTCTAAAGAACCATTTATAGTTATTTTTTCCATCCAAATGGAGATTAATAATGGTGAGCGAGATAGAAGGACATGATGAGTCCTGACGGATTTGATGTTCTACCGTCGTAGGGGGACGACAAGGAGGTGTTCCTCATTAGAACAGAAGACTAGCTGGCAAGTTAGAGCAGTCTTTTAGTCAACATGGGAATAAAACCTAATGTTCCCGGGGCCCCTCCTGGAGCTATTGTTAGGCCTGAAAATAGAAGGCctattttatccttttggagACATTGGAGGTACAGAATCTATGGAAATGTACAGAGTATCTCTCTGAGTTACGTTGGATTTGCAGAACATTGGAACTCTTTACTTTGTCAACTGTAGATTTGTTTACTATTCTTGGTTatggacctttttttttttttttttttttttttccatcttttggCAGAATTGAAAAGAATGGGTACAGATCCAGCTTATAACATAAACGTAACGGGAGATATTAAACAGATGCTTCTGGAGCTTGGAACTGAGAAGGGGAGGCAAACTGCCTTGCATGGCGGAGGAGGCAACAAAGCGCAGAGTGAAAGAGCTGCCGCACTTGCTGCTATTTTAGCTTCGAGATCCCGCATCAAAGAGGATTCCAAGTCCAATACAAATGGAGAAGTTAAACCAAGTCAGTCTTTTAGTATTGTAGATGCTGCATCTGCATCAGTACATGGGAGAAGTGCTACAGCTGCCAAAGCTGCATCAAGTGATAAGACTGCTGCTCGGATAGCAATGCACATGGCAGGTGAACGGGCGCCTGTCAATGCCAAAATGGTTAGCTTCTCATAATTAAAGATTCTCTTATCAGTGTTTTGATTTAATTCATTGCGAACTGCTGTTGGTATTGTCTTTATTGGCTGCCACTGATAATATTTCAGGTAAAAAGCCGTTTCACCACTGGTGCTGCCTCACGTTCCTTTACTTCTACCTCTTATGATCctattaccaaaaatgaatttgAATACATCAAAATCGAGAAgaatccaaaaaagaaaggcTATTTGCAGCTGCATACCACACATGGTGATTTGAACATAGAGCTTCATTGTGATATAACTCCTAGGACTTGTGAAAACTTCATCACATTGTGTGAACGTGGCTACTATAATGGAATAGCATTCCATCGAAGCATTCGGTATGACAAACTACTAACTGGGACATTTTTAAACCTCTCTTAATTATATTTATTCACATATTTCTAATGTTCTGAAGTTTAAGATGATGATTTTATCTCAACTAACTCAAATAAACTCATTCTTACTTTATCCCAACCAAATGTAGCAGGCTATACTAATCCTTTTTCACCATTCAACCCACTTATGTTCATCTATTGTAGGAATTTTATGATCCAGGGTGGTGATCCCACTGGGACTGGAAAAGGAGGTGAGTCCATTTGGGGGAAGCCTTTCAAAGATGAGCTAAACTCAAAATTACTTCACTCGGGAAGGGGTGTTGTCAGTATGGCCAATAGTGGTCCTCACACAAATGGGTCCCAATTCTTCATCCTTTACAAGTCAGCTAATCATCTGAACTTCAAGCATACTGTTTTTGGCATGGTTGTTGGTGGTTTGACAGCCCTTGCTGCCATGGAAAAGGTTCCTGTTGATGACGATGACCGGCCTCTTGTAAGTTCTGGTGTTCAGTTTCCTTCTGTTAAAGAgtattaaattatttatttttctaattttataaaTACAATTATAATATCCTGTGCTAGGTTGAAAACACATTAGTCTTTATGCAAACAAAtgccttccttttccttttgggcTACAATTGCAGATGTCTGTATGTTCTTTGTGGTTGAAGAGGTCCCACCTACAACCTTATGGTGAAGTGAAACATCTAAAGGGATTCGTTAGACTCTTTGATCAGGATATGACGATGAAATAAACATGCAGGTCTCTGACATGGATATGTAGCGCTTCTTCATGTCAATCTACATTTGGCACAATGTTATATGTGCATTATTCTAATTCCTGTTACCAATTACCTGGTTTAATTACAGTCAAGTTTCCTCTTCATGCTGCTGCATAGAAAATATTTGTTACTTTTGATTGAGGATACATCATGTGTCTGGTAATATGAAAATGTGTGTTGGTGTCTCTGATGTTTGCATGTcaagaaaatgagaaatggGGATTTCAATTCTTCTACATCTCAGTCGAAGCATATTGTTCCATGGAGCTAAGCTAAGGTCCAAAGTATGGAAGAAATTGTTTCTATGACTCTTACCATCCGTCAATTCTGTTCCAGTTAATCCCTCTATCATGAGTGTCCTTGTTACACTGATCAGAATCCAATTGATATATGAGAAGCGACCAATTTTTATGCCACTCACTCTGTCGGTTATTAGTACATGTATTCCCAGGTCTTCATGTCACTTTTTGGTTTCTATCTGTTTGTTTTTTGCATCAGTAGTTTAGTTGCTGTTGAGGGTTTTTCCCCTTGCTTTTCACTATTTTTGAGGAGTTAATTTGCTCTGCTTCTTGGTGCTCGACTGCTCAAATTGAAGCCTTCCTAATATCATGACCCAGCGTTTATATTTGTGTTATTTGTTCTTTAATCCTTCTACACCATCTTTTTTGcaggaagaaataaagatcaCTAGTGTTACAGTGTTTGTGAATCCTTATACAGAAcctgatgaagaagaagagaagcaagaagagaaagatgGGAAGAATACGGATGATGTGGACAATGTAAGTTTTGGGATCTATTGCAACAGTTTAATAAGCATGTGTTTTAAGTAGCAGTTTTGCAAGTAACGAATTGGGGAGGAATGGGTTGTGAAGTAGTGATCTGACTTGGGataaattttgttaaatttCAGGACAAGGTAGGCTCTTGGTATAGTAATCCAAGTAGTGGAACTATGGAATCAGCAGCTGTGGGTGGCGGCGTGGGGAAGTATTTGAAAGCAAAAACTGCCCTGGCGGAAGATCCAACTGGGGATGCTAATATGCCCAGCATagccaagaaaaggaaaacaactGTTTCGGAATTCAAGGACTTCTCTTCCTGGTAATCACTTTTAGATTTGTACTATAGCTGGGGAAGACTAATACCGTGTAGAGTACCAAGCTAACTATGCATCTGAAGGGTGTAAAATCTCTGGAACTGCAGTTCCTTGGGTGACAACAGCAGAATCCTGCGTTCCCAATAGCCATATCCATTCCTGACACTTAGTTTATTGAAATCCCTTGCTGTCGTGGCTCCTTACCCTGCCTTATTTTTACTCTGATATTTATATACTTGTTTGATGTGTTCTATGGATCAATTTGCGTGTTTGTATGGTCTCCTGTCCAAA
It encodes the following:
- the LOC122086601 gene encoding peptidyl-prolyl cis-trans isomerase CYP65, which translates into the protein MGKKQHSKDRMFITKTEWATEWGGAKSKNLSTPFKRLPFYCCSLTFTPFETAVCTIDGSVFDVTNIIPYIKKYGKHPVTGAPLKVEDLIPLTFHKNSEGEFHCPVLNKVFTEFTHLVAVKTTGNVFCYEAIKELNLKTKNWKELLTDEPFTREDIITIQNPNALDSKALIEFDHVKNSLKVDDEELKRMGTDPAYNINVTGDIKQMLLELGTEKGRQTALHGGGGNKAQSERAAALAAILASRSRIKEDSKSNTNGEVKPSQSFSIVDAASASVHGRSATAAKAASSDKTAARIAMHMAGERAPVNAKMVKSRFTTGAASRSFTSTSYDPITKNEFEYIKIEKNPKKKGYLQLHTTHGDLNIELHCDITPRTCENFITLCERGYYNGIAFHRSIRNFMIQGGDPTGTGKGGESIWGKPFKDELNSKLLHSGRGVVSMANSGPHTNGSQFFILYKSANHLNFKHTVFGMVVGGLTALAAMEKVPVDDDDRPLEEIKITSVTVFVNPYTEPDEEEEKQEEKDGKNTDDVDNDKVGSWYSNPSSGTMESAAVGGGVGKYLKAKTALAEDPTGDANMPSIAKKRKTTVSEFKDFSSW